The following coding sequences are from one Streptomyces venezuelae window:
- a CDS encoding HelD family protein has product MSTEELREEQQFVSGLYARLDALREEAESAVQASLSQVGNGLQARLERDVLVAERSGLLAAFDAGENGLCFGRLEFRDGRDHHIGRIGIRASDTERTPLVIDWRADVARPFYLATGHTPMGLRRRRHITTEGREVTALHDELLDLSDTTRTGHEGADADEVLLAALDSARTGRMHDIVQTIQAEQDRIIRAPHRGVLVVEGGPGTGKTVVALHRAAFLLYAHRELLAKRAVLIVGPNPAFLGYIGEVLPALGETGVLLSTVGELFPGVTATGTDTPEAAEVKGRAEMADVLAAAVRDRQRTPEPGEPIVIEHDDGDLILDWTIADQAREAARAADVPHNLGRPHFAFRVIDELTAQLAERIGHDPYGGPNFLGPDDIAQLGKGVAASTEVHAAIEELWPTLTPQRFLAEFLEDPTGLSERDADAVRRPYGAPWTAADVLLLDEAAELLGHDDSAVRAAAEAERAKQIAYAQGVLDVSRASRTYEFEDKDEDDAEVLLAHNIIDAERMAERQEEADHRSAAERAAADRTWAFGHIIVDEAQELSAMAWRLLMRRCPTRSMTLVGDPAQTAEAGGCGSWDSILAPYVEDRWEYTRLGVNYRTPVEIMDVAAEVPRMERPDFMPPSSVRSTGVRPWARRTDDLAASVADAVAAEAGDEGRLAVIAPRELHAELAAELPGVTAGQVPDLTRPVVLIDPRQAKGLEFDTVLVVEPARYGTSDLYVALTRATQRLGVLYGDELPVALKQVEATP; this is encoded by the coding sequence AGTCCGCCGTGCAGGCGTCGTTGTCGCAGGTCGGCAACGGCCTCCAGGCCCGCCTCGAGCGGGACGTGCTGGTCGCGGAGCGCTCCGGGCTGCTCGCCGCCTTCGACGCGGGGGAGAACGGTCTGTGCTTCGGGAGGCTCGAATTCCGCGACGGCCGTGATCACCACATCGGACGCATCGGAATCCGCGCGTCCGACACCGAACGCACCCCGCTCGTGATCGATTGGCGTGCCGATGTCGCGCGCCCCTTCTATCTCGCGACGGGCCACACCCCGATGGGCCTGCGCAGGCGCCGGCACATCACCACCGAGGGCCGTGAGGTCACCGCCCTGCACGACGAGCTCCTCGACCTGAGTGACACGACCCGCACCGGCCACGAGGGCGCCGACGCCGACGAGGTGCTGCTCGCCGCCCTCGACTCGGCCCGCACGGGCCGCATGCACGACATCGTGCAGACCATCCAGGCCGAGCAGGACCGCATCATCCGCGCCCCGCACCGCGGCGTCCTCGTCGTCGAGGGAGGCCCCGGCACCGGCAAGACCGTCGTGGCGCTGCACCGGGCCGCGTTCCTGCTCTACGCCCACCGCGAGCTGCTCGCCAAGCGCGCGGTCCTGATCGTCGGCCCCAACCCGGCGTTCCTCGGCTACATCGGCGAGGTCCTGCCCGCACTCGGCGAGACCGGCGTACTGCTCTCGACGGTCGGTGAGCTCTTCCCCGGCGTGACCGCGACCGGCACCGACACCCCCGAGGCCGCAGAGGTCAAGGGCCGCGCGGAGATGGCGGACGTGCTCGCCGCGGCCGTGCGCGACCGGCAGCGCACCCCCGAGCCGGGCGAGCCGATCGTCATCGAGCACGACGACGGCGACCTGATCCTGGACTGGACGATCGCCGACCAGGCCCGCGAGGCGGCCCGCGCCGCCGACGTGCCGCACAACCTCGGCCGCCCGCACTTCGCCTTCCGCGTCATCGACGAACTGACCGCGCAACTCGCCGAGCGCATCGGCCACGACCCGTACGGCGGCCCGAACTTCCTCGGCCCCGACGACATCGCCCAGCTCGGCAAGGGCGTCGCGGCCAGCACCGAGGTGCACGCCGCCATCGAGGAGCTGTGGCCGACGCTCACCCCGCAGCGCTTCCTCGCCGAGTTCCTGGAGGACCCGACGGGGCTCTCCGAGCGGGACGCGGATGCCGTCCGCAGGCCGTACGGCGCGCCCTGGACCGCCGCCGACGTCCTGCTCCTCGACGAGGCCGCCGAACTGCTCGGCCACGACGACAGCGCCGTACGCGCCGCGGCCGAGGCGGAGCGGGCGAAGCAGATCGCCTACGCGCAGGGCGTCCTCGACGTGTCACGGGCCTCACGGACGTACGAGTTCGAGGACAAGGACGAGGACGACGCCGAGGTCCTGCTCGCGCACAACATCATCGACGCCGAGCGCATGGCCGAACGTCAGGAGGAGGCCGACCACCGCAGCGCCGCCGAGCGCGCGGCCGCCGACCGCACCTGGGCGTTCGGGCACATCATCGTCGACGAGGCACAGGAGCTCTCCGCGATGGCGTGGCGGCTGCTCATGCGGCGCTGCCCGACACGCTCCATGACGCTCGTCGGCGACCCGGCGCAGACCGCGGAGGCGGGCGGCTGCGGCTCGTGGGACAGCATCCTCGCCCCCTACGTCGAGGACCGCTGGGAGTACACCCGGCTCGGCGTGAACTACCGCACGCCCGTGGAGATCATGGACGTGGCGGCGGAGGTGCCGCGCATGGAGCGGCCCGACTTCATGCCGCCGAGTTCGGTGCGGTCCACGGGTGTACGCCCCTGGGCGCGCCGCACCGACGACCTCGCGGCCTCCGTGGCCGACGCGGTCGCCGCCGAGGCCGGGGACGAGGGGCGCCTCGCGGTGATCGCACCCCGCGAGCTCCACGCGGAGCTCGCCGCAGAGCTGCCCGGGGTGACGGCCGGGCAGGTCCCGGACCTGACGCGGCCGGTCGTCCTGATCGACCCGCGTCAGGCGAAGGGCCTGGAGTTCGACACGGTCCTGGTCGTGGAGCCCGCGCGGTACGGGACGAGTGACCTGTACGTGGCCCTGACCCGGGCCACGCAGCGCCTCGGCGTCCTGTACGGGGACGAGCTGCCCGTCGCGCTCAAACAGGTCGAAGCCACACCGTAG